GCTCCGCCGGAGTTCCGCCCAGCCGGCGCTTGAATTGCTGCTGGAACCATTCGAGCAAAGGACGCCGCGTAGCGGCCTCGAGGACGCGCCGCAGGTTCGGGCCGAAGACCAAGCGATACAACTGGGGATAGCGCTGTGCGACCGCAAGATAATTGCGGAAAGCGGCTTCCAGAGTCGGAGCTTTCATCACTTCCCTCCCCAGCCGGAGCCGTGCTCGGTCGCCCAGAGCGGCGACCAGGTCCTGCTTGGCGGGGAAGCGCTGGTAGACCGAGGGCGGTGTGGTGCCGGCGGCGCGGGCCACCGCGCGCAGGGTCAGGCCCTTCTCCCCGCGGTCATGAAACAAGCGGAACGCCGCTGCGACGATCTTCTCCGTCAGTTCGGGGTTCGTGGTGCGCGACATGGCGCCTCCCGGAGCTGTTGACCCGCAAGTACACTTGCACATTGTACTAGAAAATTACTTGTACATTGTTAAAGAAATGTATATAAATGACAAATAAAGAGCCCATCGGAATACCGCCCCCTTGCGGCGTGAACAAAGGAAGCAGCAGGGAATGAGCAGTCAGCAGTCGTGGGAACCTCAGGCCCGGGCGACGTCCGGAGCCTGGCAATCACCCTCCCCCTCTTCTCCGCAGGCATCGTCAGGCAGCAAGGTCCCGCACGGCGGGCGCGACTGGAGAGCGATGGCGCGCGCCCTCGCTCCCGCCTCCGCGGCCGACCGGGCCCTCCTGTGGGCGGCTTCGGCCGCGCTCCTGGTGCAAAGTGTGGCCCTGGTCGTGACCTCGGGGGTCTCCGCCGGGCTCGCCTCGAACCTCATCCAACTCGTGCTCGACGGCATCGCCGTGGCCGCGACGC
The window above is part of the Terriglobales bacterium genome. Proteins encoded here:
- a CDS encoding helix-turn-helix domain-containing protein → MSRTTNPELTEKIVAAAFRLFHDRGEKGLTLRAVARAAGTTPPSVYQRFPAKQDLVAALGDRARLRLGREVMKAPTLEAAFRNYLAVAQRYPQLYRLVFGPNLRRVLEAATRRPLLEWFQQQFKRRLGGTPAEQENRAYGAFLLLHGTASILQYAPGGQLADEIRARCLLACDALLRDGRRRKRPSRRS